A part of Miscanthus floridulus cultivar M001 chromosome 6, ASM1932011v1, whole genome shotgun sequence genomic DNA contains:
- the LOC136455931 gene encoding inorganic pyrophosphatase TTM2-like isoform X3 translates to MDQHDSMADSPRRRHNLLRDKVQLVKRKDSDRYEIVRFHDPLSFEKGFFVVIRACQLLAQHNDGLIFVGVAGPSGAGKTVFTEKVVNFMPDVAVISMDNYNDATRIVDGNFDGIYALSEKLRPVIDLRVSVTGGVHFDLVKRVLRDIQRAGQEPEEIIHQISETVYPMYKAFIEPDLETAHIKIVNKFNPFSGFQNPMYILKSTRSLAPEKIKSVLGDGHTESNEETYDIYLLPPGEDPEACQSYLRMRNREGKYNLMFEEWVTDNSFIISPRITFEVGVRLLGGLMALGYTIAAILKRSSRVFSDGKATVKIDWLEQLNRHYIQVQGRDRVYVKFVADQLGLDGSYIPRTYIEQIQLEKLINDVMALPEDLKTKLSIDDELVSSPKEAFSRVSADRRNKLMKSGLSQSYSTHRDKSVVKLSKLTDRRFGGGQDLEPPAIDQGAITQLSEQISTLNERMDEFTSRVEELNSKFSLKKHLPSQQNLTLPNDACSGSTPTNLFVSQLGNGTLIPHSSSSNQLSKDSPMIEEVMNISRGQRQVIHQLDNLTNLLHEHLVLTRQANTASRNRVLDIDMVICPLICLTVASIGYFMFKGLNRG, encoded by the exons ATGGATCAACATGATTCCATGGCTGACTCACCAAGGAGGCGTCATAACCTTCTGCGTGACAAGGTCCAGCTGGTGAAAAGGAAGGACTCAGATCGCTATGAGATTGTCCGCTTCCATGATCCATTGTCTTTTGAGAAAGGCTTCTTTGTTGTGATCCGTGCCTGCCAGCTTTTGGCGCAGCACAATGACGGATTAATATTTGTTGGTGTTGCTGGCCCCTCTGGTGCTGGGAAGACGGTGTTTACTGAGAAGGTGGTCAATTTCATGCCCGATGTTGCTGTTATATCAATGGACAACTATAATGACGCAACTCGCATAGTCGATGGCAATTTTGATG GTATTTATGCACTGAGTGAGAAGTTACGGCCTGTGATAGACTTGCGTGTTTCTGTCACTGGTGGTGTTCATTTTGACCTAGTGAAGAGGGTTTTAAGGGATATACAACGAGCTGGCCAGGAGCCTGAAGAAATAATTCATCAGATCTCTGAAACG GTTTATCCAATGTACAAGGCTTTCATCGAACCAGATTTGGAGACCGCACATATTAAAATCGTCAACAAGTTCAACCCATTCTCAGGGTTCCAAAATCCTATGTACATTCTAAAG TCAACAAGATCTCTAGCACCTGAGAAAATCAAGTCCGTACTTGGTGATGGTCATACGGAAAGCAACGAAGAAACTTATGATATATATCTACTTCCACCTGGTGAAGACCCAGAAGCATGCCAATCTTATTTGAGAATGCGGAATAGGGAAGGGAAATATAATCTAATGTTTGAG GAATGGGTGACCGACAATTCATTTATCATATCACCAAGGATCACTTTTGAAGTCGGTGTACGTCTTCTTGGTGGTTTGATGGCATTGGGATATACTATAGCAGCTATACTGAAGAGAAGCAGTCGTGTTTTTTCTGATGGCAAGGCAACTGTTAAAATTGATTGGCTGGAACAACTCAACCGACACTATATACAA GTGCAAGGAAGAGATCGGGTTTATGTTAAATTTGTAGCGGATCAGTTAGGTTTGGATGGTTCTTATATACCACGCACATATATTGAACAAATTCAGCTGGAGAAATTGATTAATGATGTTATG GCATTACCAGAAGATTTGAAGACAAAGCTCAGCATTGATGATGAGCTTGTCTCAAGTCCAAAGGAAGCCTTTTCCCGTGTTTCTGCTGATCGGAGAAACAAACTTATGAAAAG TGGCCTATCTCAATCATATTCAACGCATAGAGACAAAAGTGTTGTGAAATTGAGTAAACTGACAGACAGGAGGTTTGGTGGAGGGCAAGACCTTGAACCTCCTGCTATCGACCAG GGTGCTATCACCCAGCTTTCAGAACAGATATCAACATTGAATGAAAGGATGGATGAATTTACCTCTCGAGTTGAAGAACTCAATTCAAAATTTTCATTGAAGAAACATTTGCCCAGTCAGCAGAACTTAACTCTTCCAAATGATGCTTGTAGTGGTTCCACACCTACAAATCTCTTTGTCTCTCAGTTAGGCAATGGTACTCTGATACCTCATTCTTCATCGTCAAACCAACTTTCAAAGGATTCCCCGATGATAGAAGAG GTTATGAACATATCAAGAGGTCAGCGCCAGGTTATACATCAGCTCGACAATCTGACCAATCTGCTTCATGAGCATTTGGTCTTAACACGCCAAGCAAATACTGCCAGCAGGAACCGGGTACTGGATATTGACATGGTCATCTGTCCACTTATTTGCCTGACTGTTGCCAGTATTGGGTACTTCATGTTTAAAGGTCTCAACCGAGGCTGA
- the LOC136455931 gene encoding inorganic pyrophosphatase TTM2-like isoform X1, whose translation MDQHDSMADSPRRRHNLLRDKVQLVKRKDSDRYEIVRFHDPLSFEKGFFVVIRACQLLAQHNDGLIFVGVAGPSGAGKTVFTEKVVNFMPDVAVISMDNYNDATRIVDGNFDDPRLTDYDTLLENIHGLKEGRSVQVPIYDFKSSCRIGYRTVDVPSSRIVIIEGIYALSEKLRPVIDLRVSVTGGVHFDLVKRVLRDIQRAGQEPEEIIHQISETVYPMYKAFIEPDLETAHIKIVNKFNPFSGFQNPMYILKSTRSLAPEKIKSVLGDGHTESNEETYDIYLLPPGEDPEACQSYLRMRNREGKYNLMFEEWVTDNSFIISPRITFEVGVRLLGGLMALGYTIAAILKRSSRVFSDGKATVKIDWLEQLNRHYIQVQGRDRVYVKFVADQLGLDGSYIPRTYIEQIQLEKLINDVMALPEDLKTKLSIDDELVSSPKEAFSRVSADRRNKLMKSGLSQSYSTHRDKSVVKLSKLTDRRFGGGQDLEPPAIDQGAITQLSEQISTLNERMDEFTSRVEELNSKFSLKKHLPSQQNLTLPNDACSGSTPTNLFVSQLGNGTLIPHSSSSNQLSKDSPMIEEVMNISRGQRQVIHQLDNLTNLLHEHLVLTRQANTASRNRVLDIDMVICPLICLTVASIGYFMFKGLNRG comes from the exons ATGGATCAACATGATTCCATGGCTGACTCACCAAGGAGGCGTCATAACCTTCTGCGTGACAAGGTCCAGCTGGTGAAAAGGAAGGACTCAGATCGCTATGAGATTGTCCGCTTCCATGATCCATTGTCTTTTGAGAAAGGCTTCTTTGTTGTGATCCGTGCCTGCCAGCTTTTGGCGCAGCACAATGACGGATTAATATTTGTTGGTGTTGCTGGCCCCTCTGGTGCTGGGAAGACGGTGTTTACTGAGAAGGTGGTCAATTTCATGCCCGATGTTGCTGTTATATCAATGGACAACTATAATGACGCAACTCGCATAGTCGATGGCAATTTTGATG ATCCACGTCTAACAGACTATGACACACTGCTGGAAAATATTCATGGTCTGAAGGAAGGACGATCGGTTCAAGTTCCAATATATGATTTCAAGTCGAGCTGCCGGATTGGTTATAG AACAGTTGATGTCCCTAGCTCCCGAATTGTTATCATTGAAGGTATTTATGCACTGAGTGAGAAGTTACGGCCTGTGATAGACTTGCGTGTTTCTGTCACTGGTGGTGTTCATTTTGACCTAGTGAAGAGGGTTTTAAGGGATATACAACGAGCTGGCCAGGAGCCTGAAGAAATAATTCATCAGATCTCTGAAACG GTTTATCCAATGTACAAGGCTTTCATCGAACCAGATTTGGAGACCGCACATATTAAAATCGTCAACAAGTTCAACCCATTCTCAGGGTTCCAAAATCCTATGTACATTCTAAAG TCAACAAGATCTCTAGCACCTGAGAAAATCAAGTCCGTACTTGGTGATGGTCATACGGAAAGCAACGAAGAAACTTATGATATATATCTACTTCCACCTGGTGAAGACCCAGAAGCATGCCAATCTTATTTGAGAATGCGGAATAGGGAAGGGAAATATAATCTAATGTTTGAG GAATGGGTGACCGACAATTCATTTATCATATCACCAAGGATCACTTTTGAAGTCGGTGTACGTCTTCTTGGTGGTTTGATGGCATTGGGATATACTATAGCAGCTATACTGAAGAGAAGCAGTCGTGTTTTTTCTGATGGCAAGGCAACTGTTAAAATTGATTGGCTGGAACAACTCAACCGACACTATATACAA GTGCAAGGAAGAGATCGGGTTTATGTTAAATTTGTAGCGGATCAGTTAGGTTTGGATGGTTCTTATATACCACGCACATATATTGAACAAATTCAGCTGGAGAAATTGATTAATGATGTTATG GCATTACCAGAAGATTTGAAGACAAAGCTCAGCATTGATGATGAGCTTGTCTCAAGTCCAAAGGAAGCCTTTTCCCGTGTTTCTGCTGATCGGAGAAACAAACTTATGAAAAG TGGCCTATCTCAATCATATTCAACGCATAGAGACAAAAGTGTTGTGAAATTGAGTAAACTGACAGACAGGAGGTTTGGTGGAGGGCAAGACCTTGAACCTCCTGCTATCGACCAG GGTGCTATCACCCAGCTTTCAGAACAGATATCAACATTGAATGAAAGGATGGATGAATTTACCTCTCGAGTTGAAGAACTCAATTCAAAATTTTCATTGAAGAAACATTTGCCCAGTCAGCAGAACTTAACTCTTCCAAATGATGCTTGTAGTGGTTCCACACCTACAAATCTCTTTGTCTCTCAGTTAGGCAATGGTACTCTGATACCTCATTCTTCATCGTCAAACCAACTTTCAAAGGATTCCCCGATGATAGAAGAG GTTATGAACATATCAAGAGGTCAGCGCCAGGTTATACATCAGCTCGACAATCTGACCAATCTGCTTCATGAGCATTTGGTCTTAACACGCCAAGCAAATACTGCCAGCAGGAACCGGGTACTGGATATTGACATGGTCATCTGTCCACTTATTTGCCTGACTGTTGCCAGTATTGGGTACTTCATGTTTAAAGGTCTCAACCGAGGCTGA
- the LOC136455931 gene encoding inorganic pyrophosphatase TTM2-like isoform X2: MDQHDSMADSPRRRHNLLRDKVQLVKRKDSDRYEIVRFHDPLSFEKGFFVVIRACQLLAQHNDGLIFVGVAGPSGAGKTVFTEKVVNFMPDVAVISMDNYNDATRIVDGNFDDPRLTDYDTLLENIHGLKEGRSVQVPIYDFKSSCRIGYRTVDVPSSRIVIIEGIYALSEKLRPVIDLRVSVTGGVHFDLVKRVLRDIQRAGQEPEEIIHQISETVYPMYKAFIEPDLETAHIKIVNKFNPFSGFQNPMYILKSTRSLAPEKIKSVLGDGHTESNEETYDIYLLPPGEDPEACQSYLRMRNREGKYNLMFEEWVTDNSFIISPRITFEVGVRLLGGLMALGYTIAAILKRSSRVFSDGKATVKIDWLEQLNRHYIQVQGRDRVYVKFVADQLGLDGSYIPRTYIEQIQLEKLINDVMALPEDLKTKLSIDDELVSSPKEAFSRVSADRRNKLMKSGLSQSYSTHRDKSVVKLSKLTDRRFGGGQDLEPPAIDQGAITQLSEQISTLNERMDEFTSRVEELNSKFSLKKHLPSQQNLTLPNDACSGSTPTNLFVSQLGNGTLIPHSSSSNQLSKDSPMIEEVMNISRGQRQVIHQLDNLTNLLHEHLVLTRQANTASRNRVLDIDMVICPLICLTVASIGYFMFKGLNRG, translated from the exons ATGGATCAACATGATTCCATGGCTGACTCACCAAGGAGGCGTCATAACCTTCTGCGTGACAAGGTCCAGCTGGTGAAAAGGAAGGACTCAGATCGCTATGAGATTGTCCGCTTCCATGATCCATTGTCTTTTGAGAAAGGCTTCTTTGTTGTGATCCGTGCCTGCCAGCTTTTGGCGCAGCACAATGACGGATTAATATTTGTTGGTGTTGCTGGCCCCTCTGGTGCTGGGAAGACGGTGTTTACTGAGAAGGTGGTCAATTTCATGCCCGATGTTGCTGTTATATCAATGGACAACTATAATGACGCAACTCGCATAGTCGATGGCAATTTTGATG ATCCACGTCTAACAGACTATGACACACTGCTGGAAAATATTCATGGTCTGAAGGAAGGACGATCGGTTCAAGTTCCAATATATGATTTCAAGTCGAGCTGCCGGATTGGTTATAG AACAGTTGATGTCCCTAGCTCCCGAATTGTTATCATTGAAGGTATTTATGCACTGAGTGAGAAGTTACGGCCTGTGATAGACTTGCGTGTTTCTGTCACTGGTGGTGTTCATTTTGACCTAGTGAAGAGGGTTTTAAGGGATATACAACGAGCTGGCCAGGAGCCTGAAGAAATAATTCATCAGATCTCTGAAACG GTTTATCCAATGTACAAGGCTTTCATCGAACCAGATTTGGAGACCGCACATATTAAAATCGTCAACAAGTTCAACCCATTCTCAGGGTTCCAAAATCCTATGTACATTCTAAAG TCAACAAGATCTCTAGCACCTGAGAAAATCAAGTCCGTACTTGGTGATGGTCATACGGAAAGCAACGAAGAAACTTATGATATATATCTACTTCCACCTGGTGAAGACCCAGAAGCATGCCAATCTTATTTGAGAATGCGGAATAGGGAAGGGAAATATAATCTAATGTTTGAG GAATGGGTGACCGACAATTCATTTATCATATCACCAAGGATCACTTTTGAAGTCGGTGTACGTCTTCTTGGTGGTTTGATGGCATTGGGATATACTATAGCAGCTATACTGAAGAGAAGCAGTCGTGTTTTTTCTGATGGCAAGGCAACTGTTAAAATTGATTGGCTGGAACAACTCAACCGACACTATATACAA GTGCAAGGAAGAGATCGGGTTTATGTTAAATTTGTAGCGGATCAGTTAGGTTTGGATGGTTCTTATATACCACGCACATATATTGAACAAATTCAGCTGGAGAAATTGATTAATGATGTTATG GCATTACCAGAAGATTTGAAGACAAAGCTCAGCATTGATGATGAGCTTGTCTCAAGTCCAAAGGAAGCCTTTTCCCGTGTTTCTGCTGATCGGAGAAACAAACTTATGAAAAG TGGCCTATCTCAATCATATTCAACGCATAGAGACAAAAGTGTTGTGAAATTGAGTAAACTGACAGACAGGAGGTTTGGTGGAGGGCAAGACCTTGAACCTCCTGCTATCGACCAG GGTGCTATCACCCAGCTTTCAGAACAGATATCAACATTGAATGAAAGGATGGATGAATTTACCTCTCGAGTTGAAGAACTCAATTCAAAATTTTCATTGAAGAAACATTTGCCCAGTCAGCAGAACTTAACTCTTCCAAATGATGCTTGTAGTGGTTCCACACCTACAAATCTCTTTGTCTCTCAGTTAGGCAATGGTACTCTGATACCTCATTCTTCATCGTCAAACCAACTTTCAAAGGATTCCCCGATGATAGAAGAG GTTATGAACATATCAAGAGGTCAGCGCCAGGTTATACATCAGCTCGACAATTTGACCAATCTGCTTCATGAGCATTTGGTCTTAACACGCCAAGCAAATACTGCCAGCAGGAACCGGGTACTGGATATTGACATGGTCATCTGTCCACTTATTTGCCTGACTGTTGCCAGTATTGGGTACTTCATGTTTAAAGGTCTCAACCGAGGCTGA